DNA sequence from the Malus domestica chromosome 11, GDT2T_hap1 genome:
catggactggatttcaagtctccagccaaaaggctctcttgactgaagacttgggggactactgtttataccatacttaggacctccgtatttagaccccatataaatacttgaggactcaaatgtaattatgtaataagggaagaggcaaatatgtaataagtgatgagctcttattctataaaataacccccaccctcacaattggggagagcctcattctcaccctcggaggccaattcctaggccctctcaccccctctcaaagctctcactcttagagctctctctccctcaaataaatacataatcagtgtagacgtagcccaaaccttggggtgaaccacgatacatcttgtgttatttacattacttgcagattcacagtcggatttacattgttccaagacctctggttttgtgcatcaacaaaatatttttagattaaaatgttcataaaaataaataaggataatctacatatattttattttcaaaaaagttaccgaaaagaaaaaattgttaaaatcattatttaataatttcgggctaaaattttaagctaTAAGGGTTTGAGGAGAAAAgctgtgacagcccgtccctgattttaagagttttaaagttttaataaaggattatacaaaaatgccctttgaggcacgcgcattattcgaggttaatcgttgtgtcgtgccatctaagatttattttcttgatatatcctcgtagtactcgtcgctacggacgTGTGGGCGCTGACGGTTCgttatttggagttataacgaaaaagattttaaagtttgaagtttgggcattttataaattttattattaaaatttggatggcccagatttaatgaagaattaaaTGGATGGCTCGGAtgtaaaggaaaacaaaaataaataaataaaaagtgaaggaaggttttgtgtgtgtgtgtgcgtgtgaaGAAAGAATAAGATTGAGGATTGGGCAAAAACTGCCCAaccagaaggaagaagaagatagcttcgggagagaaaggagagaagctgggcgaatggggagaagagagagaagcttCTGGCCAATCAGAGAaggggaaaggaggaaaggagagagggcgaaaagcggaggaagaagaacagaAATGGGTTTTCAACCCATGACCCGCGCGACCCGGTGGGTTTTCCACCCATTTCCGTCGAAATTTCTTCACTTTTCCGGTGAGTTACTTCAAACCATCACTTGGAAAACCCTCTATGATCTTCCCTCTTCCTATTACACCCCAAAAATCAAGGAATTTTGCCTTGAAATTGGTTGAAACCGTACGGTGTGTGCGGTGGCTTAGTGTacaaattcttcaaatcttgaaacgttttctttcaattactaacaccattAGCTTTCCCTTAGgacctggaacaaagcccaagtagTAGTTGGAGCATCGGAGTGGTtttggaggtcgaattgaaaacacccatttctagggttcttcacggattttggtgaaattgaagtgtttccaggccgaattggccttggcctcaggtataaagtttactctactcattgagatcttcaattctgtatttgttgagaattttttgaaatagttggattttccggcgagctggggcggcccgtgcggcggtgcgtggccaatggcccgccaatgtcattcttagcatttGTTTAAGGTTCtaagttcagttttgataattgatggatgtaaattgagtaattgaacctaagttcgtttcgattcgtggttaggtgaaaatgtgaattgacgatctaaccgttggatcgtcaccaaactttgatacgttgtaatacgtaatatttgaggattataggaacttacagatcgggaatccgatttacagatttttcggaattggagttataagttcataaaatagaatgttaaccgtcacttggttttggaaattgacggagattcgaccgttggatggtaatgaaattttaggatgatgtcctagaggtatattgtggacctctggaagttatggatttgaaatctgagttgcagatcttccggatcgaactacgtagtgacgtgctttatataagttatatattctatcgatatgatttctgaggttggatttgattattgttctaggcgccgatcgtcatgacaccttgatgtgtggtgctagggagttgttgggcgaactccaggtgagtgggcagtatttctgtttatacctatatactattgatatttttcccagaaattgaatttaaatgaaagtacgttttaaaatgccatgcatgcatattatgagatatatgaattgataattgatgcatatatatatatatatatgtgaattggtgctatggacgcacaggtgagtatcaggtgagttttatgttattcatgtgaatcattgatgatgtgaattgtgttgagagctcataacctgcacccctggtgttagtgcttatattattcaccgcaccgcacgctcaccttggatccaagtaggtgcatgtcgtacagaccgatAGAGGGTTCcaacatgctagtcgtacagaccactagaggtggttccgactggtaggtgaccttagattatgtgcacagatgattgatgagagaagcactaaagcgtattattacaccattcttgtcgtacagactacttcaggtagttccgacttatgtgcagagtagcgccgtacaggtcaccgtggtgactctggttggattggatattgagctatagaattaaccgtacaggaccaactgcagggtctccgattgattccttatttcacctgttatattgatacATCCATATTCTGTTTTTGATATTATGActtggcatactttctggttttgataaagattgatgatttgagatatttgaaagtatatgctattatgttattttctgggaaagtatacaggttttacagagaggggttagaaatgttttaaatgaaatgttttcgaaaaactttgttttactgacccactcaattttgttttgcgcccctccagggtctaaatagcagagctttggtggccacgaggaatccagcgGTGTtatgacagaattcacaaaagtaggactcaccctcgggtgtttcatctcagtaattgtatttttttaaagcttccaaactgtgtaaatggttacgtcactctcacgtgacggccagcatgccctccttcgggacggggtgtgtcaaaagcAGTTTCTGAGATATGGCTTAAAATTTTCGGGcttaaatttttaagttttatccccaagggttggagatggtcttatggAGGCAAGTGGCGaaaaaattttatatatatatatttatatattaattttttaaggaaaattatGGATTTGTGTGTGAGGGTTACCATATATAGCTAGAGTTAGGATATGGTCCGGCTtagtatatccgcgatgggggaccatatgtatttcaggggtgatcatgcttagtATAttcgcgatgggtgatcactgcctacctAGGGTTAAGAGGATTAGTTATACTTGGTACGTTTCGATAGGCGACCATATTTTAGTtagattccattgagtggtccagaatcaTATTCTATTTGAGATTCTATTGAGTTAGTTTGAAGCTAGATTTTCAGAAATCTTTATTGTTCCTCTGAGTCACTCTAGCACTAATTCTCTACATGTTTATTAATGAAATATTTGAGAACCTTTGTGTTTTAAATTAGAAAGGCCGATGAACGTCTAGGTGACTCATTCATGATTTCTGGCTAAATTATTTATCAGTTTATCAATTATGGTTTAtgattgatttatattttgttgaTAAATATGGTTAAAGGTCAATATCATGCATCGTTGGTTCATTGAAATATTGTATGTTATCGTTGTGGAATTGTGCtagaaaatgttttgatatatGTAAATGAAAAACCTTGGTTGATATATGGGTTCGTTATATAGTCTGGAATCGAGTGAGCATGCCTGTTGAATTCCTTTGAGTAATTCTGGAGCTAAATGATTTTATGCTAGATAGTACTATTAGAAATCTCGGAGTTTAATGAATGGTGAACTACTAAGGGCTTAATCCATTTtgagggtatgtaggcagtctaacgagaagattagatgcagccataaagtatatgaAAAATTACCATGCAATTGGACCTTGAGTGGTGTTTTGTCCATGTCTTGGAGGCGGGGCATGATAGATGTACAGGTACatggtgacgtcacgtgtcgatcctgaaCATATGTCGGGTTCAGGGCGTGacaatacaaacaagtttgacggttggatcattgaaattagctTCGTAGATTGCCTATCttgtcaaaacaatagattcaacaaacacttagagtttattctatacttccattaagtagaacgtaagattttatggtagtcactagtgtaaatatttaaaCTGATGATTGGGTTCCTTCATTGTTTCCTTCTAGGATCAAGAAgtgtaattgtaaaaaatcatcaaaattagagcTTAAATAACCTTTAAATCCTGATTTTCTGTTTCTAATCATCAAAGGGTTTCGTCCCGTTACCTAATCCTCCAAaatttgttttagtatttttgGGGTATGTGGTTTCAGagtatatacaaataagtttgaccattgaattattaaaattaattttgcaAACTGCGAAAATCATCGAAGGAGTTGAATATACCAAAATATATGTAACCTTTGCATGACGAAATAGTATATTTTGCCCTGCGGAATGTAAACCCTAAAACCTAAACCACAAATCATAAATACTTATGTGCGACAAACCCTGAATTGTTCGTCGAGCAAAGGATGCCATATCACGTGCCAATTTTTTCCCTTGGCGCGAAAACTTCACGCAACGAAGGACCCTTTGCCCATCAAACGGCATTCATCGGGCCAAGGCCTCTGAAGAAACCAAAACGTTAACCATTTTTGTCCGACGAACGTTTGTATTTCGTTGGGTAAAGTCTGATTGCCCGACCAATTCCCATTCGTTGGGCAAAATTTCATCGGGCAAATGGTAGTATCTAGTTGTGATcgatgtatatatatgtttttggtAATCGATCACGAAGGACAGCAGGCATGCATCTACAGTAATCTAGGGTTTTCGAATTCTGGTTTCTTTACTACTGGAAAACCGATAAGAGCCTGCAGTTCTTTTGAACTATTTTTCCTTCCTGATTGATTGTTGTAAAATGTATAATGCCTATTTTGAATTTCGATTATAGATTAGCAAAAATCCTTTTAAGGGTCCAAAGGTCATCGTTCTTTGACTTCTTGGAGgacaaaaaagaaaggattTTACCTCGTAACTATGTCAAAAATACTCAAAACCATTAGGAATGTGGCTGCCAATTTGCAACACGATCCAAACACATGCTTCGGGAAAGCAGGTTATGATGATACAACAATTTCGACTTCTTTTACACTGGATTTTAGAAGAAAGTGCCTTGGTCCCCTTGGACGATATCAGACCTTTTTCCTTATTTTGAACCATGACCAAATTAATCAGACCGTGGTTATACGCTCTTTAGCAATAGCTACTCCTATAAACAGTCATGCTTACTCTCATTGTTGTCGCTTTTACTTGCAGTGACATCTCTCACACAAGGGAGATTCTATTTGAATAAGTACTGAACTCTACATGAATTGTGAGAGATGACAACGTAACTATGGCACAAATTGGCCAGCGCAGTTAATCCTGTCATAATGGCGATATAGGCAGAAAATTTCAAAAGGCAACGGTAAAAATAAATGTTGCTTGCTATGCACGTAAAAACACCACAAGATTCAGGAGACAGAAAACCATCTATGTGAATGTAATGATGTCATGGATATTCTTGTTCCTTGAGTACCTTAATATATAAGAATAAAGAATATCTTTCAAagtcacccaaaaaaaaaaaaaggaggaagggAATCCTATCTTCCCTAAAGAAAACAcgaacaaaattgaaaaaaaactgttgctAAGAGAAAAATCAATTGAGAGTTATAGACCAATTTCCACAATGCAAGGATCCGTCGGCTGACCCTTGATGATCATATCACCAAACTTGATATTACCCGTGCACAGCACGTTCAAGTGATAATTGCCCGAAATCCAAGTGCCCACCTTCCACATCACCTTCCCGTCAAGCTTGATTTTTATCATCACCGTCCCAGCATTCAGATCTTGTGCAAAGGCCTCCCCGGACAATGGAGATATCGGCACGCTATCGCCATTCAAAAGCGGCGACCACACCACAGGCTCTTTGTGCCCTTGGTACGTTCCAGGCAAGAGAGATGCCAACGTGATCTGCTGGTCTCGGTACACGGCGTAGATGTCCATGCCGGATTGGTACGCTATGCCAACCCTAGAATTAGGGTTTGTAGAGGAGAGTGTCACCTACAAGAGCGAAGCCAAAAGTTTGAGCTTATACAAGATGAAGAaagaattattttataaatttaagaaGAGTAATATTATTTGAACACGTAAAACTGACACACTTACTGAAAATAGAGTTATATATATAACTCACCTGCATCTTGGTGGTGAGAGCGAAGGGTGGTGCGGTGGAAGAGTTGAAGTTGTAAACAGTCATGTCTTGGAGAATGAAGCTTGGCCGGCAGGGCCTGAGAATGAGGTAAACAAGCAAGACTACAACGGCGAAGAGGACAACAAAGATGCCAGTTCCCCAAGCGAGGTAGATGTAGAGCTGGCGGCGGCTGCCACTGCTGTCGCTCGCGGTGATTGTTTCACTCATGCTGGGAAGTTGGTTCCTGGGTGGTGAAGGGAGTGAAGGAAGTGAAGGGACGGATATGATTTCTAGCTGAAGGAAGAAGTTGAAGTTGCACTAAACGTATGCACACGTACGGACTTCTGTGAGATAATTTACCAAGAGGGAGTTTGATAAAGGGGCTAGTTTGCAATATATATAGAAATACAAAGTTAGAGTGAGGACAAAATATATTTTGAGCAGtactaaaaaataattaatatttttaccaaaaaaaagaaaataattaaataatttgatCACCGCGAAAAGTTTGGATGGAATCCCATGCACTAATGGTGGTATAATCGCTTAAATATTTACACTGTAATGAATCTAATGATTATATAAGGGAAGAAAAAATATCTGATGGCCAAACTAATCTTATTCCtgtattaataaaaattataattccaTGTATTCGGATGATAAATGTGAAGAATGCAAGAGTGGAATAAAAGTGGAAGTATACTATGAActtgtttggatgtgtttttaaaatgattgaaagcacttttagagaaaatgttcttggattccaaaagcactttaagtgctttctaCAAGAAGTATAAGTTATGTGCTTTTCCAAGATTTACtaacatttttactaaggattgtttCCAAAAATCTTTTCACTAGAAACGCtttaagtcattttaaaagcatatccAAACGAATATCTACTTAACGTATATATGTGGATggatgtaaatattttaaaatataagtaCGTACGTATGTGTAACTTGTATTAGTTTTAGTCGAAAAAATTATgaattaacataattaaataatttaaaaaacaacCTATGTATTGATTCCTTACTAAGAAAATAAAAGCTAATTGATCTTCTTTTCTCCGTGCCATATATGTTTCTCTCTCGTGCGATTATGCATGCCAATCGTTATacatcaaattaattaaacaacACTTTAcgataataacaaatttataAAGGTCACTAACCAGATTTCAGATCATCTCCATGTCGTTGAGCAATGGTTTGATGGATCAAGCTTTGTGGGAATACGCAGATGTATAGGAACGCTCTCAAACTAAATAGTAAACCTAATTGTACAACTTAGGTAAATTTATTGCTTTGTCAACTTTTATTACGTACGAAATTTATTTGGCCTTAGATATTGTTAACGCGtggaaacaaataaaaaaaaagataccctaaaaaataaaagaaaaatcaacacCGTATATAAGAAGTAATACCTTCCTTGGTACAAAAACATTTAATTGTGGACATATAAATTATTGATATGATCTACAAGATCCATATTTGCTTACTTTTTTTGTTGCAAAAGAGTTGGATGCGTTTTAATTGGAGTTTATTTTCACAATTCTTCCCTTTTTGGAGTTGGATTCTCTTATATATAAACAAGTATCTTACTACCATTAAGAATAACGTCACGCAATTTTGACCATATtatcattatatttctttttttttttttggtcaacacCGTAGTTCATTGTGGTACACTATGTACCTATTAAGGAAATTACTGTTCTAAATCCCACATATATAGGAGATGAAAATTTGGAGATGTAGAATCCCTCAGATTACCCTCTTGCCACATagtacggtctagtgatattcctcttcacttatcttaggttcaattcaatcacattattactagctcattgtgaggctaagcctatCCCCTCCTCCTTACCTAAGatcatatcatttgttcaaaataaataaataaacatagaGTACCCTCTTTGAAGTTTGTACATCTTCTATTAAGATGTATGTAAAATTGCTattgtttttcataaaaaaaatacgtCATATAATTACACTAAATTCATCTAAACAATAAGAAGGGGGATACGAATGTGGGTGTAGAGGGCGTTGACACTGCTCTAGCTAACTTGGCAAAATTAAGGTCGGCCATAATATAAGAAAATAGATATAGTTGTATCAATTTTTATATGTAAGTTAAAACAGTGAGATGTCTTACGTTCGAATCTTGTAGatagcgaattcgataccaaattaggttaccTATTATGTGACTTAGCCGAACTTCCTATCTCCTTTGTGTAAACTATATcgttatactaaaaaaaataaaaaaataaaaaaaccagtGGGGGTGTTCCCTAAAGTCCCGTTGGGTTTGGGTGGTTATTGGAACACTTCTCTGTTGGATTTGCAATTGAAAGACGTACTGGCGCAGCGTAAGAAAGATAAAGGGTATCAAACAATAACCTTAGCACATAAGATGCTTGGAATCTGCTAGAGAATGATAAATCTCTAAGTTTAGTTTATTTTTCTTGAGTTGAACGATAGCTTTATTGAAGCAATTAAACAATAACAACCATCAAATAGGGCATCCTAAATAAAGTCCAAGGGATCacttaataaacaaaaaattcttCCACTTAAAATAAGGCCATCCTATTAAACGATGAAATTTGGACCAAAAATTCTATTATCGTAGCTAAGTTGGGAGTTAGACACATGACGTCATTCTTCTAGAAACAACAAGTTTGTCACAAAACAAATGCCAAAGTCTAAATCTGCGCAAATCATGGATTTTGCGGTTCTCAATTTAATCTTCAATTCAATCGTCATTTAATCTACACTGCTACACTCTTATAACGTGTTTATTGAATCGTAATAGAAGTAGGAGGTATTCAATAGAAGAGTTAGATGAGGAGAAGATAATCAGATTCTATTTGAAGAAGTTATATTGAGTGATATTCTCATAATTTCATGTTTTAGATAGATTCTATTCTTtacagaaaagaaataaaattacaCGTGACAAACTGCAAAGTAGGGGAAAGCATTTGCAAAAGATGACCACTTCTTCGGTCGAGGGAAAGATTCAAAGACGGAAATTCCCAAATGGGAAAAGAGTGGAAAATGAAATGATCAGAAGAAAGTAAAGAATATAACTTGCAGGTTTATCATCAAAAGCAAGATTCTGAAAATTTTCTGCATTTCTGGCTAGGTAATGTTAGGAGACCATTTATTTGAATCATATTTTGTAAAGCATATAACGTaattgttgatgattagattattacttaagcgtttgATTGAcgtgtttattttctatttgtgAATTTTCAAACGTAACATTCAATACTACGTGCTCAATGCTACATACTATTGAAAATATAGTGTTTAATTTTCACAACAATTAAATCTTATATgcactattctaaaaatccaTGTATAGCCACCGTCCCgattagggctggaaaaaaatcccaaaaatcccaaaccaaaccaaaaaaattccaatcccaaaccaaaaaaatcccaaaccaaaattcccgAACTTTTCGGTCTTTCatcccgaaccaaaccgaaattttcggtatgggattcggTTTTGCATGTCCATAttttcggtattcccataccgaaccaaaattaaatattatatatatatatataattgtttaaTTATAAGAGAATTATTTTAACCGTTCATTGTTTTGGATTTAATCTAtaccgttcatttgtttttaggtCAGCTCCCATTTCACTTCCCTTGTCCGTTCCATTGAAACTCGAAGCGCAGCCCTCATCTCATCTCACCGAGCCTCCCTCACCGAGCCCTCATCTCATCTGTCTCTGTCGAATTCCGGCCAACCATCGGCCCACCACCACACCATACCCACCTCGCGAAAGGCTATTTAGTCTTGGGATTGTCTGCGGAAGCCACACTAACTTAAGCCTAAGGTGAGACGTCAGGAATGGTGGGTTTGGAATTTCAGTGGGTTTAGTTGAATCTTTGttcaaagttttaatttttactaaCCAAGTTTGTGAATTTTGAAAATATATTGCATTGCGGTCGGGGTTATGGTTTGCAATACCTTTTCCAGATCGTATTTACCAGGTGAGTTTGTTTATCATCTTCTTTAATGGTGATTAGTGTTGTTAATTAGTATTCTGGAGTTTTATTGATGCATAAATTGTTGTTATATATAGGTGTTAAAGGCAGATCATTCACATGAAGGAAGAGGAAAAGCGGTTGTTAAGGTGTGTTTCTGACGTTGTCGCTATTAGAATGTTGCTCATAAGCTGTgattgtaatttatgttttttttttgtcaccaAGCTGATATCTTAAGCTGTGTTTTCGTTGCAGGTGGAGGTTCGTGATGTTGACTCTGGGAACAAGACATCCTTACGATTGTTGACGGATGAGCAAATTGATAGTACGAAACTTTAACTTTGTAACTTCCTATTACTAGTAGGATTCTTTTGGTTGTCGTATAACCTTAGTTTCTTAGATATTTATTTGTTCTTTTTAACTGTTTTGTGCCGTTCTTAATGTCTACTTTGATAATATCAACGCAAACATGCTGGGTTGTCACTGTATTTCCAGTTGGCT
Encoded proteins:
- the LOC114823078 gene encoding NDR1/HIN1-like protein 1, giving the protein MSETITASDSSGSRRQLYIYLAWGTGIFVVLFAVVVLLVYLILRPCRPSFILQDMTVYNFNSSTAPPFALTTKMQVTLSSTNPNSRVGIAYQSGMDIYAVYRDQQITLASLLPGTYQGHKEPVVWSPLLNGDSVPISPLSGEAFAQDLNAGTVMIKIKLDGKVMWKVGTWISGNYHLNVLCTGNIKFGDMIIKGQPTDPCIVEIGL